The DNA region CATTAAGCAGATACTTCGGTTAGATTTCTTTTATTAAATTTGTACAAAAGCACTGCAATGGAAATCACCAGTTTAAGCCAACTCGACCTCAATAAATCTTACACCTATGCGGATTATCTTCTGTGGAGATTGAAAGAACGTGTTGAACTTTTCAAGGGGAAAGTATTCAAGATGATTCCCGCTCCTGCAAGAATTCATCAGGATATTTTAAGAAATATCAACCGGAAATTCGATGTTTTTTTCCATAATCAAGCTTGTAAAATCTATTTTGCTCCCTTCGATGTTCGTCTTCCAAACAAAGATGGCGAGGTGAGAACTGTTGTACAGCCAGACTTGTGCGTGATTTGTGATTTGACGAAACTGGATGATAAGGGATGTATTGGTGCACCTGATTTTATTGTTGAAATTCTTTCGCTAGGAAATACCAAAAAAGAGATGGATTATAAATTCAGCATCTACGAGGAAGCAGGCGTTTTAGAATATTGGATTGTGCATCCCACCGATAAAAATGTTCAGCCATTTGTTTTGAGAGACGGCATTTTCATCGGATTAAAGCCAGCAACAGAAGGCGAAACCATTACTTCCGAAGCGTTTCCCGAGTTGAGCTTTGAAGTGGATGAGATTTTTGTAAATCTGTAAAAATTTTCATAAGATTTTAGTCCAGCTAAGCACGAGAATTCTTATTGAATTCTTAATTTTCCCTACTTTTATTATTCGTATTTTTGCAGCAATTAATTTTGTTTAAAATTCGAATTACAATATGGCACTCATCAAATCCATTTCGGGAATCCGCGGAACCATCGGCGGAAAAGTTGACGAAAACCTTACGCCACTTGATGTGGTGAAATTTACCTCCGCATTCGGAACTTGGCTCCAGAACAATAAGGACAAAAAAGATTTAACTTTAGTTATCGGTCGAGATGCGCGTATTTCAGGCTCAATGGTGAATTCTTTGGTGACGGCGACGCTTCAAGGATTAGGAATTAACGTTGTGGATTTGGGGCTTTCTACAACGCCGACCGTGGAAGTGATGGTTCCAGAACTGAATGCCGATGGTGGAATTATTCTTACCGCCTCTCATAACCCTAAACAGTGGAACGCACTGAAACTCCTTAACGAAAAAGGCGAATTCATCAACGGTAAAGATGGTGCAGAAGTTTTGGCTTTGGCGGAAAGTGAAGATTTTGATTATGCCGAAGTGGATCACCTCGGAAAATATGAGGAACGCTACAACGCTCTCGACATCCACATTCAAAAAATTCTCGATTTGCCGACGGTAGATGCAGAAGCTATTAAAGCCAAGAAATTCAAAGTCGTTGTCGATGCAGTAAATTCTACGGGAGGAATCGCGATTCCGCAACTTTTGGAGGAATTAGGATGTGAAATCATCAAGCTATACTGTGAACCGAACGGACATTTTCCGCACAATCCGGAACCGTTGAAGGAACATTTGGGAGACATTTGCGAACTGGTGAAAAAGGAAAAAGCGGATATGGGAATTGTGGTGGATCCTGATGTGGACCGATTGGCTTTGGTTGATGAAAATGGCGAGCTTTTCGGTGAGGAATACACTTTGGTTGCCGTTGCCGATTATCTTTTGAGAAATAAAAAAGGAGCAGCAATTTCTAATTTAAGTTCGAGTCGCGCATTGAGGGATGTGGCAAGAAACCTAGGTTCAGAGTATTTTGCAAGTGCAGTGGGAGAAGTGAATGTGGTGACTTTAATGAAAGAAAAAAATGCAGTCATCGGTGGTGAAGGAAATGGCGGAATCATCTATCCAGACCTTCATTACGGAAGAGATTCTTTGGTGGGAGTTGCACTTTTTCTGACACATCTCGCGAAAGAAAACAAAACCGTTTCCGAACTCAGAGCGACTTATCCGAGTTACTTTATGGGCAAAAAGAAAATCGAGCTGACTCCCGATATCGACGTCGATTCGCTTTTAACCAAGATGGAAAAAGAATATCAAAATGAGGAAGT from Chryseobacterium suipulveris includes:
- a CDS encoding Uma2 family endonuclease; this translates as MEITSLSQLDLNKSYTYADYLLWRLKERVELFKGKVFKMIPAPARIHQDILRNINRKFDVFFHNQACKIYFAPFDVRLPNKDGEVRTVVQPDLCVICDLTKLDDKGCIGAPDFIVEILSLGNTKKEMDYKFSIYEEAGVLEYWIVHPTDKNVQPFVLRDGIFIGLKPATEGETITSEAFPELSFEVDEIFVNL
- the glmM gene encoding phosphoglucosamine mutase, with translation MALIKSISGIRGTIGGKVDENLTPLDVVKFTSAFGTWLQNNKDKKDLTLVIGRDARISGSMVNSLVTATLQGLGINVVDLGLSTTPTVEVMVPELNADGGIILTASHNPKQWNALKLLNEKGEFINGKDGAEVLALAESEDFDYAEVDHLGKYEERYNALDIHIQKILDLPTVDAEAIKAKKFKVVVDAVNSTGGIAIPQLLEELGCEIIKLYCEPNGHFPHNPEPLKEHLGDICELVKKEKADMGIVVDPDVDRLALVDENGELFGEEYTLVAVADYLLRNKKGAAISNLSSSRALRDVARNLGSEYFASAVGEVNVVTLMKEKNAVIGGEGNGGIIYPDLHYGRDSLVGVALFLTHLAKENKTVSELRATYPSYFMGKKKIELTPDIDVDSLLTKMEKEYQNEEVSIVDGVKIDFEKNWVHLRKSNTEPIIRIYTEAFSQEEADELGDQMIAKIRSLI